The Thermosinus carboxydivorans Nor1 genome window below encodes:
- a CDS encoding 4Fe-4S dicluster domain-containing protein gives MAEQKRYGMVYDSNKCIGCQSCSIACRAENKVPDGVARLQVWIEGPKGRFPNLVMDFHRQSCVMCDNSPCVSVCPTGASYTNKDGVNLIDEKKCVGCKYCVTACPYQARFINPKTGAADKCTFCYTNRTAKGQKPACVAACPTGALTFGDLNDPQSEVRAVLSKNYIVKPKQHLGTKPKVTTIPNWRGGEV, from the coding sequence ATGGCTGAACAAAAACGCTACGGCATGGTCTATGACAGCAACAAATGCATAGGCTGCCAGTCCTGCAGCATAGCCTGCCGGGCCGAAAACAAAGTTCCCGACGGCGTAGCAAGGCTACAGGTCTGGATCGAAGGGCCGAAGGGTCGGTTTCCTAACCTGGTCATGGATTTTCACCGTCAGTCATGTGTGATGTGCGATAATTCGCCGTGCGTCAGCGTTTGTCCGACCGGCGCGTCGTATACGAATAAGGACGGCGTCAATCTGATCGACGAGAAAAAATGTGTCGGCTGCAAGTATTGCGTTACTGCCTGTCCCTATCAGGCCCGGTTCATCAATCCTAAGACCGGGGCGGCCGATAAGTGCACCTTCTGCTATACCAACCGCACGGCCAAAGGGCAAAAACCGGCCTGTGTCGCTGCTTGTCCGACTGGGGCGCTCACCTTTGGTGATCTCAATGACCCGCAGAGCGAGGTACGGGCGGTGCTAAGCAAAAACTACATCGTCAAACCCAAACAGCACTTGGGAACCAAGCCGAAAGTCACTACCATCCCGAACTGGCGCGGAGGTGAGGTATAA
- the nrfD gene encoding NrfD/PsrC family molybdoenzyme membrane anchor subunit, producing the protein MDIIWGDITQYTEIAWGWPIAIYLFLAGLSGGALITALLVKWIEGNETPPWDGLIKAGALIAPPTIIIGLALLIVDLGKPLSFYLLMLHYQITSVMSIGVILLSIYTPLALLFSAIIFKKPLSEQGWSAPWFKPLLPLVERLEQTRSLEGIMCVLAVGVATYTGFLLSALVAKPLFNTPILPLLFLVSGISAGIAANILVGLTCFRSTVDEQNLKYLLALDLRVIPFELFMLFLLFTGMYFQGGQYYLIAKEALTVGVWAKVFWIGVVGIGLILPVAIAVTALHGHVYRLRTVLFNSSIALVGVVLLRFYFLYAGQIFTGS; encoded by the coding sequence ATGGATATCATCTGGGGCGATATTACGCAATACACCGAAATAGCCTGGGGCTGGCCGATTGCGATCTATCTGTTTCTGGCCGGCCTGAGCGGCGGGGCGCTTATTACCGCCTTACTGGTCAAGTGGATTGAGGGCAACGAAACACCGCCGTGGGACGGGCTGATTAAAGCGGGAGCGCTGATCGCACCGCCGACCATTATTATCGGTCTGGCCCTGCTCATTGTCGATTTGGGCAAGCCCTTGTCGTTCTACCTGCTGATGCTGCACTACCAAATCACTTCCGTCATGTCTATCGGCGTTATTTTGCTGAGCATCTACACGCCGCTCGCGCTGCTCTTTAGCGCCATCATCTTTAAAAAGCCCCTCAGCGAACAGGGGTGGTCGGCGCCCTGGTTTAAACCGCTCCTGCCGCTGGTGGAGCGGCTTGAGCAGACTCGCTCCCTCGAAGGGATTATGTGCGTCTTGGCCGTCGGGGTCGCGACCTATACCGGTTTTCTCTTGTCGGCGCTGGTAGCCAAACCGCTCTTCAACACGCCCATTTTGCCGCTGCTTTTCTTAGTCTCCGGCATATCCGCCGGCATCGCCGCCAATATTCTCGTCGGTCTGACCTGCTTTCGCAGCACGGTCGACGAACAAAACCTCAAATACTTGTTGGCGCTTGACCTCAGGGTAATTCCCTTTGAACTCTTCATGCTGTTTTTGTTGTTTACCGGCATGTACTTTCAGGGCGGCCAGTATTACCTCATTGCCAAGGAAGCCCTGACCGTTGGCGTATGGGCTAAGGTGTTCTGGATTGGCGTGGTCGGCATTGGCCTGATCCTGCCTGTCGCCATTGCCGTAACCGCCCTGCATGGCCATGTATACCGGCTGCGCACCGTTCTGTTTAACTCGTCTATTGCCTTGGTGGGCGTTGTGCTGCTGCGTTTTTATTTCCTTTATGCGGGGCAAATCTTCACCGGCTCGTAG